Genomic window (Paraglaciecola psychrophila 170):
ACCAGAACATAACCGTGACACCTATAAAGTTAAGGGCAGCGGTGACTCAATATTTTTTGATAACACTTCATATCAAGTGCTGGTTAACCCTTGGAATGGCGATATTGAGCAGCTTACCCAACCTTCCAACATGGGTGCATTGCAAACTATTCAACACGTAATGGACCCGTTACATTTTGGCTATATTGGTGGGCTGTGGACTAAGTTTATTTGGTTCGCCTTCGGCGTATTGCTAAGTGGTATGTCTATTACTGGTTTTATGATTTGGGGAAGCCGTATTCGTCAGAATGTAAAAGAGAAGGGCAAGCCTCCAAGTATCGTTAACCCTATCGAGGGAGTGTAATATGGCGGTGCGTAAAAACACTATTTTGAATCGTCACAAGTTTAAAATAAGTGGATTAACCTTATTATTTCCCGTTTATTTTTTTTATCAACAGCTGCAAATTCCAGTGTCTCAAGATCCTTGGGTTGCAAAGCAAGTGGGCGAATTTAATCTAACGATCCAGCCTGTCAATAAAGAGGCCCCCTATGCCCATGATGCCGACTGGTTTAAAGATTTTACGGTTTTTATAAACAAAGGTAGTATTACCCAAATTCGCCAAGCCTATGCAAACATTGGCACAGTGCCTGTTACTATTGAAGAGTTGCAACTGAACGATATTGGTTTGCTACACGGCAGTAACTTGCTTCAGCATGTGCACGCCATATCTCCTGTGCATATATCTAGCAATGACAAGGTGTGGATTACCATCCAAACATGGGATGGGACTATTTTCACGCAAAGTTGGCAGTTCAACAACTTGCTTTAGACTGATTATACCAATCCCATTAAAAGTATGATCTAATTACGCATTCATTCTCAAATTTTATGCTTAAAAACAAATTTAACTAGACACCCAAAGTAATAAAGTACCCAATCCCAACGTAATCAACAAGCACAGATTGTTGGGTATCAGCTCACTATTTATTTTTAATAATGACGAGTTCGACTTATTTGGAATTAAAGAAGATGAATGCTGTGAAATGTGTCGCTCAATTCAAATTGCAGACAGTAGGAGTCGACACATTTTGTGTTAGTGACTTTAACTATCGGTAACTATCGGGGTCAGAACAAAGTTATAACTTATCGGGGTCAGAACAAAGTTAAATTAACTCTTACGCCACCTCCTTCCTGCGGCGTACACAATAAATCGACGTAATAAGTCATTAATACCCAAGCATGAATATCAACTCTACACTTAACAGAAAGCTCTTTTAACCAACCCACATAAGCAAAAAAATTTTGTTCACTACCCAAACAAATTTGACGGTTATTACCCCGTTGAATAATATGCTGTGCAATACCAATTGGGCAGGTACACGGCAAAGGACTCATAGGATGTCCTTATCTTTGAGTTAAGTCAGCAACAAGGTTAGCCTATGCGTTATTTAACGTTGTTCTGACCCCGATAGTTTCACTGACCCCGATAGTTTCACAGTTTAATCAGCCTGTCTTCGCCGTGTTTAAACACGGGACTTGGCCGCGTATTAATTTCACCTACTTTTAGCACATACTCTAACTGCCTGTAAACTATATATTTTTCAAACATATGTAAAAATAGCTTGGGGGAACACGGCGAAGCACCTTGATCTTGCGCATAGGCGGAATTAAGTTGAATACTGTATATTAAAAAGGGGTATCCACTTAGCTCCACCTATGTCAATATGTAGTGGTGGCTATTTCATCAAATTCACTAAAATCGGGTAGAGATTATCCCGGAAATTGGACTCAGTTTTTACAATGGTTTCCGGATGATAATGCATGCCTTCAGTTTCTGGAGCACTTACGTTGGCCCTCTGGTTTTGTATGCCCACGTTGTCTCAAATTATCCAAACCTTATCATTTAACTCGCGGCCGAATGATGTGTCCTATATGTCGATATCAAGGCACGGTGACAGCAGGTACATTATTTGAAAAAAGCCGAACTCCCTTAACTAATTGGTTTGCCGCAGCTTGGTATATCACTAATGAAAAACACGGAGTGAGTGCGTTAGGTCTGCAAAGGTTACTTGGGTTAGGTAGTTATCAAACTGCATGGACAATGTTGCATCGTTACCGGCGGGCGATGGTCAACCCCAGTCGCGGAAAATTATCAGGTTTTGTCGAAGTAGATGAAACCTACGTGGGTGGCTCTGATAAAGCGAAAACCCGTGCTCCTTGTGCCCAAAGTAAGAAATCAATTGTGGCTATAGCGGTTGAAATTAAAAAGCCCAAGGGATTTGGCAGAATAAGGTTAAAACGTATCGAAGCGGCAACGCAAGTTCAATTACATTCGTTTATACAAGAAACGATAGAGCCCGGTTCAGTCGTCCAAACAGATGGTTCAAGTGCCTATCATAGAATTCATGAGCTTGGTTATGAGCGTAATAAGCTGGTTCAACTTGGGTCTAAAGAGCCTGCCCATGAGACGTTAGTCGGTGTGCATAGAGTCGCTTCACTATTGAAAAGATGGATATTAGGAACTCATCAAGGCTCAGTAGGGCATGAACATTTAGATAGTTATCTCGACGAATATGCCTTTCGTTTTAATCGTCGAGCATCTAATTCACGTGGTTTACTATTTTATAGATTGCTTGAACAAGCGGTGGTTACACCACCCGTTAGTTATGAAAATATCAAAAAGCGCTAAACACAACATGTAGTGGGTAGTGGAGCTAACAAGATACCCCTTATATATATACAGTTATAATGCAAAAAGAGGATATTGTAATATTTTCAATGTGCATAATAAGCATAGTCATGCTTCACTTCTGCGAAAGGTTTTTCGTATGCAATTGTTTTATATGGGTTTTGTTTTTAAGTCATGTATTTATCCAGACCTAAAAGTCTGGATAAATACATGACTTTGCTTGATCACAAAATATCAAATGTAGATTTACCTTCTCAAATGGTTAACTTTATGAAATGCTGTAAAAAACTTACCGGAATGTCGAGTTGATTTTGTCAATATCAAATGTATCTAACCCGACTTCTGGCTAATATACTGTTAGAAGTATTTGCAAAGGAAGGTGTAAATGTTCAAATTTGATCTTAAAACTATATTGATGCTTGTATCTGTTATTGCTTTACTAGGGTGTGGGCCAAGTCCTGATGAACGATATGATACTGGCTACAGTGATGGGTATGCTGAAGGTTACAACACCACATGTAAAATTAGAGCTACTATGGTTGAAGGTGATTGGGACGACGAAAATTACTCAAAAGGTTACAGGGCTGGTAATACTGCGGGGGCTCAAGCCTGTAGAGATAAAGGCTAGGAGTAACATACTTCTAACAATGCCTTCAAACGGACAAAAAACAGTTTGCTGTTTTCACTTCGTTCAACATTTTAGCAAACAATTTTTTGCCGCTTAAGGTGGCGTTAACCAGATACATTCATCGGGTCGTAATATATTAATGAAAACCATATTTTTCCCCAGAAACCTTGGTCGTGACACACTTAATTTGTTTTTTACTGATCTTGAAGAAAATCTTAATACACCTGAGATTTTAGTAGATTGCACAACGTTAGATTTTTCATATCCAAGTGGAATGTTAGTTGCTGGTTCTAAAATTCGTAAGTGGATTAATCATAGAAGAAAAAACGGACTTATTACTAAAAAGAAAGGCTATGACAGTGATAAAAATGTGCATAGTATCTCCGGCACTTGGTTTTTGAATTTAATAGGTATGGGCGAAGGAAATGAGTTGGGGAGGCTTCAAGATCAATAACGTATTGGCCAATAACTAAAATACAAAAACCTATTGGTGATTTACAGACTCAGAACGTTCAAGAGTGGTATGACGAAATTATTTCTCAAACTAGGCGTTTTGCAAACTTACTCTCTGGAACACATGAAGATGCGCAAGAGAATAAACTTTATCATTACGCATTAAGAGAAATAGTACGGAATGTCTTCGAGCACTCTTTAGCAGATGAATGCTATTTATGTGGTCAGCGTTGGGCTAATGGTAGGGTGGAAGTAGCAGTTATTGATGAAGGAGTGGGGATATCCTCTTCTTTGGAGCGATCATTTAAAATTAAGTCAGAAATGGACGCATTACAAATGGCGATTAAGCCAGGAGTTTCGTGTACAACACAAGTTTCAGAAACTAAAAATATCTATGGTAACTCTGGTTTTGGTCTATTTGTATTAGAGCAATTATTTTCGTCATTTGGTTGGTTTATGCTTGGCAGTGGTAGCGCAAAAATTGTGTCGCAAGGCAAAAATATAAATGAACAATACCTTAATTTTGACGGGACATACATAGGGCTTAGGTTAAATCGCCCGCCTAAGCAATTCTCAGGGATACTTAGTGATATTATCACTGAAGGTGAACGTGACGCTGAAGTGTCAGGAATAAAAACAACAGCTTCAGGTATGTCTAGATTGTCGTAAATCTGGTTAACAAGGCAAATCACGCGGACGGCTAAAGCTGTCGCATTTTTTGCTAAAAACAAAAGGCGCAAAAACTGCGCCAGCCGCCAGTGTTTGCGGCGTTAGTAGCTCTATTCATTTTTCACAGTGCTTACTTGCCAGTGGGCACACAAGTCTGATAGTTTTTAGTTAATTACCGTCGGTTAGGTTGTCGCAGTATAACCAGGGAGAAGGTCATCACTTATTTTCAATATCTTCAGGTTTTGCTCTGTTGCTTTGCCCTACCGTTTACTTCAAAAAGGGCTAACGCTGCATGTTAGTTAATCAAATCAATCAAGTGCCCTCGTGTACCGTGGGCACTAACAAGCACAGTCATCCGACGCCAAACTGCGGCGCGGCTGCTGTGAATCGTTATACGTCAAGGAGGATCAAATTGTATGTCTGAGTATGAAAAAATTATTGAGAGATATAGGAAGCATTCAAAGGAAGCACATGGTGATGATGGCAGTGTAAGAATATCTGGCTTTCCAAAGTTTTCAGAGTTTGGAATAAAAATAGCCGTAGTCTCAAGAGCAGGCTCGGGCTTTACTGGTAGCGAGTAGCTTCTCATTAGCATATTCCGGAATGAATGTTTTTATTACTGAAGACCAGGTACGTCTTTGGGATGCAGTTGGCAAACATTTATTAGATCCACCATCACTCTACTTTAATGAGACAAATGATAAGCCATTTCCATGGGAGCTTAGTTATTTAAGAACATTATTTGTCACTACTATTAAAACTGAAACAGGTGAGTGGTCACTTGTTCAAAAATCCAAATTGTCAGAATGGAATTGGTTTAATGCAACGCCAGAACACCCATTTCCTTCCCATTCAACTAAACCTGCTGAATACTTCGTATTTCCACTATTTGAGGCTGTACTAAAGAACTTTCTCAGTGAGTATATTGATTTCTCAGGGGTAGTAAAAAAGGAGTTTAGGAACTATAAAGTTGGTCAGAGGTGTAGCAATATCGGGCACCTATTGACACTAATGTTAAATAGAAGTAATCATCCATCTTTGATCAGTGATTCTAAAATTATTCTTGAACTCATCCAATTTATTTATCCCAATCGTGATGCTGCAGAAGTTATTGCAAATGAATGGAGAAACCCTGCACTTCATGGTGACCAAAATGTATCAACATCTTCAGGTTTGATATTAAACCTGACTCTTTTAGTTGCAGTGAATTCTTGCACAGAGGTGCAGTGGGATGCGAGGTTTGACGTATAACAAGTCACTCAAAAGGACAAATGACAGTTGGCTATTTGCTCCTTCGTCGCCTATTTTAGCCAACCATTATTTGCCTCTTAGTGAGGCGTTAGCTTTCACCGAGTATTGGAGAATGGAATCATGTCTGAAGAAATACTTGGATATCTAGACCACAATATTTTAGATTCCATCCGTAAAGGCGATCCGCATGAGATTAAAAATCTACTGAAAGACCATAATATAACGCCAATATATTCTCTTGAAAATCTAAAGGAAATTAAGAGGTCTGTTGGTTCAGAAGATATTTTCCTAAGCACATTACAGGAATTAGGTGCCAAATATATTGAGCCTATTATTGAAAAAAATCTCCCTACTGGCTCTTTTAATATAAACAAAATTGATGTCTTTGACGTTTGGAAATGGTTTATTGAAAATGAAGAACCAATGCCAGAATATGGTTACGGCTTAACTTCAATGTTGGAAAAATTTTACGGAGGAAGGACTGATGAAAGCTTTTCCGATATCTTTTCAAAAGGAAGTGATGAACTGAAAACGCTTTTGAATGAAGCGTTAAAAGATCTTGATTCAGAAGAAGCTTTTACTGAAGAAATGAGGACTGCAATAGAGTCACTACCTGAGTTATTAAAAGGACAGTACCAGCAAATTAGCCAAGATTTGGATAGTCATGAGCAATCACCTGTAAAAGCCTTTGAAAAGGCTACAGGATTAGGGGCATTGGTATTAAAAAATATTAAACCGCCAAATGTGGTTGTTCAGGTATTTGATTATGTAAAAAACAGTATGGAGGGAGTTGAGTTAGACATTAATATGTTCTTCGGAGTTACACCTCAACTTCATGAAGCAAACAATAATAGAGAAAAAACCTTATCTGAAAAAGTTAATGGTATTTACCATCAACTAAACTTTTTAGGTTATTACAGAGATACGGGTATGAAAAATACCAGAGGCTTTGTAAGATCTTCTAGCGATATGACTCACGCAGGAGTTGCTTCCTTTTGTCATTTACTTTTATGTCGTGATGAGGGGCTTGTTGTAAAGGCATCTGCGGCATATGAATACCTTGGTATAAAAACAAAAATCGTGTATTTTCAAGCTAACAAGAAAATTAACAAGGACACGTAACAGTTGGCTACGTTTCGCTTCGCTTCACATTTTAGCCAACAATTACTTAGCCTGTTATTTAGGCGTTATATGCCACAAGGGATTAGGAGTTTTAGATGAATTGTCCAAACTGTCAGGCAGATTTTTCATTATGGGAATCATTTAAGTTAAGCAATGTTTTTAGAGTGATATGTTCATCATGTTCTGATGAAATTGTTAAAGATACTGAAGGTTTTGCTGGTATTCGTTCGTCTACTTTGTCAGTGATATTGTGTGGCGTTTTGACCATTTTATTTTTTGGTCATATATCATTTTGGGGTTTTGCTATTTTGTTGCCAATTCAGTTGTATTTTGACAATCACTTTTCATCACTAAAGTCTTTGGGTAGCACAACATCGCCTAAGCCTAGGTTGTAAGTGACATATAACAAGGCCATTAAAAACGGACACGTAACAGTTGGCTCGGTTCCGCTTCGCTCAATATCAGCTAAAGAAGACATCCACTTTTAAAAATATCAGCTAAAGAAGACACCCACTTTTAAAAAGTAGTAAAACAGCGGTTATGTTCTAGACTTTAAGGTATTCACACAACCAAGGATGGTCTGTTATGCCTCAGCCACGTAAAAACCAAATTAGTTTAATTGATACTCCCTATTACCATTGTGTTTCTCGCTGTGTTCGCCGTTCGTTTTTGTGTGGCAAAGACACATTTACGGGACAGAATTACGAACATCGCCGTGGTTGGGTTGAAGAGCGTTTGTTATTTTTATCTTCAGTATTTTCTATTGATAGCGCGGCTACCGTATCTGTGCTTATGCTGTGATGAGTAATCATACACATGTCGTGCTGTGTGTAGACAAAGACATGGCTGATGGCTGGTCAATGAAAGAGGTAGTAAGACGGTGGCATCAACTTTACCAAGGCACGTTATTGAGTCAAAAGTACCAAAGAGGAGATACACTCAGTAAAGGTGAGCTTATCAGCTTAGAAGAAACAGTGACGATTTACCGTCAGCGTTTATACGATATCAGTTGGTTAATGCGTAACCTCAATGAACACATAGCCCGAGTGGCTAATAAGGAAGATGGTTGCACAGGCAGATTTTGGGAAGGACGATTCAAATCTCAAGCATTGTTAGATGAAAGTGCAGTATTAGCCTGTATGGCCTATGTGGACTTAAATCCTATTCGCGCCAAAATGGAAACCACCCCAGAAACGTCAAAACACACCAGTATTCAGCACCGTATTCAGGCTCTCATCAAAGGCGAACAACCTAAAAACTTGATGCGTTTTGTGGGCAATCACAAACAAGACATACCTAAAGGCATCGCTTACAGCTTGATTGATTATTGTGAACTAGTGGATTGCACAGGCCGCTGTATTCGAGAGGATAAAGCGGGTTACATAGAGCAACATCATAGCCCCATTTTAGCGCGCCTAGGCCTCGACTCAGAGCAGTGGTTGACTCTCACTACCGAATTCGAACAACACTTCAGTACCGCTGTCGGTAGTGAGCACATGTTACAGCAATTCAAACAGCACACAGACCATAGGCGTATACGAGGGATGGCAAAGGCCAGAGTATTACTTCAACACGCCTGAACAGTTCAGTATCACACAGATTCAAAGCTACCTTCACAACCTGTACTCAATGGCGTTGCCTGAAGTTTGAGTCGGAGGAGTTATTTAGCTGCTTTCAACACGCCACATCCCCCAAAAAGCTCAGATTTCGAAATTTAAAACAAAAGAGACAGAACATACCCATCTCTTTATGCTGTTGATTTGGTTGTGATTTTGTACTTTATTATTTTGGGTGTCTAGTTTAAGTTTCGTTAATCAATTACCTGAAAGTTTTACTGCCTGTTATTACGACAGATTAGGTCATGGAGGAAGTGATGACGTATCACTAACATTTACAACTGACGAAAAATCTCAGCTCCAAGAGTCTCTTATTCAACATATTGCTGGCGAAAGCCCAGTAGTTCTAGTTGTCCATTCATATGGTGGGATCATTGCGAGAAGAACAGCTGCAAGAGCAAACATCAACCTAGCTGCACTGATACTTTTAGACTCGGCGCACGAAAATCAGCACACAATAATGCGTGGTAAATTCGATCCAATTTCCGAATATGTAAAAGTTTTTCAATACGTAAATGCGGCATTAGGGTTGACCGATATAAAGAATATTTTCAAGGAGTATGACTCTCCAATTTCCAAACGCTTAGACCAATATTATTCTAGTTTTAGATGGGCACATGTACTCTCGACTTACCGAAAAGAGAAAGGTTTTTACACGCCTTTGGAAGACTATAACTATGACTTCGGCAAATTAAAAGTGCTAGTTTTGAGTCATGATAGCGAGGTGTACGCTGAAAGCCTGCGTTTCTCGATATTGGCAGACTACTGGCCTAAGATGCAAAAAAGTATCGCAGAGCTATCTGACAACTCTGAGCATATAATTGTCAAAGGGTCGACCCATAACATTCCGGGGGACTCACCCGAAGTAGTTATAGCCAAAATCACTGAAACTGTAGGGATTGTTTCTAATCAAGCGAGCAGTAGTATTTATAACAAGGCCTTAAAGTCGGATTCGTAACAGTTGGCTCGGTTCCGCTTCGCTTCACATTTTAGCCAACAATTACTAACTGCTGTAAGGCGACGTTAGCGCTCAATGGCTTATTCCCAAACCTTATTACGTTTAAATAAGGGTAGAACTCATTAAAAAGGAAAGTAATGAAAAAAATAACCATAAATTTAATACTCATGTTGATGTTCTTTTTTCACTTTAGCGTTTTTGCTTCAGCGATATTCGGCAAAATTGAAGAAAATACTATAAAAAGTCAAATCTTAGGTGAAAGCCGTGAATTGATAGTCTACCTTCCAGCGGGTTATGACGAGTCGAAGCAAAATTTTCCTGTTTTATATGTTACGGATGGAGATATACAGGGCCCTCATATAGCAGGAACGTTAGATTTTTTATCAAAATTTGATCTAGCACCTAGCATGATCGTTATTGGTATAGTAAATCCGATGAACAAACGAAATGAGGAGCTAACGTTAACAGTAAAAAATGAAGCTCAGCTTGATAGGTTAGCTGGTGCTGACCGTTTTCTTGCTTTTATTGGAAAGGAAGTTATTCCATTAGTCAAAAGCCGTTATCGCATTTTAGATTATAAAGCACTATCGGGTACATCGCATGGAGGCCAATTTGCAGTAAATGCATTAATTAAGCGACCTAATTTGTTCAACGGTGTAATAGCTATAAGTCCTTCATTGTATTGGAATAATAATCAGTTACTTGATCTGACGGAGGAGGCTCTAAAAAACGGGACTCTTAATGGACGTTTATTCATTTCTATAGCGAATGAAGAGCCAATTATGACTGAACCTTTTCAAAAGCTAGTTGAGTTAACAAAAAAATACCCAAGTACAAACTTCAATATTTCAATAAAAAAATTTAGTGATGAAACTCATGATTCAACAACACTACTTGGGCAATATCACGGTATAAAACACCTGTTTCTAGGTTGGACAATACCAAACACTCCTCAAACTTTGGCCGACTTAAAGGCCATTTTTAGTGCTAGATCTAAGTTACTTGGTGAAACTATGGTTATCCCAGAAGATAGAGTAAATGGTTACGGGCAATGGCTACAATATTTGAACCGTCAAGATGAAACCTTAGAGTTGTTTACATGGAATCGAAAAACTTACCCTCAATCTTTCAATGCTCATATAGTCTTGATAAAGGCCTACTTGCACTTTAATTTAACTGGTGCTGCTGAATCAGCAATTGAAGATGCAATAAAGTCGATAAATGGACTTAGCTCAAAACAAAAAGAAGAACTTGAAGGCTTATTGACTTAGCATGAAAGTGAGTTCGTCAGCGCTAACAAGCCAAGTCAGCGGGAATTTCACTCGCTGAAAACACTCATAAAATCCCCTGCTTGGGGCGTTAGAGCACTTGGTGTAAACAAATAGTCCCCATTTTTTAAAAAGGAAGTTAAGTTGGAATTTATCGAGCCGTATAGAATTACAGTTTTAGTCATGGGGTTGTCAGGTTTAACATTTTTTGCGCAACTTTTAGTTGCCGATCTTGTTGGCTTAAAATCTCGTCACGTACCAGGTTACCCAATTGAGCCTAACCACAATAACTTTCATTTTCGTTCCACTAGGGCTTTATCTAATACAAACGAGAGTGTAGCTATTTTTATACTATTAGTTTGTTTTTCAATACTGTCCTCGGCAAACGCTAATCTTCTGAATATAAGCGCTACATTGTATTTAGTTGGCAGAGTTGGTCATATGCTTTGTTACTATTCAAATTTAAAGTTATTAAGGAGTATCTCTTTTGGTTGTAGCTTATTGGGTTTAGCATCAATATTTATAGTTGGCATAGTCGAGTGGTTTTAAAAGTAACGTGCTCTAACAAACAAATAATGGCAGGGTCGCGAAAAAGCCGCGCCCCATATTTGAAACGTTATATTGCAATTCCTTTAGTGAGGCACTATGAAAACAATTGGTCTTTTAGGTGGTATGAGTTGGGAAAGTACCGTTGGGTATTATCAAGCGATCAATAAAGGGGTTAAAGAATCTCTTGGAGGTTTACACTCCGCAAAAATTGCTATGTATAGCGTTGATTTCTCTCAGATTGAAAAATTACAGCATAGTGGTGATTGGGAAGGTACGGCAGAAATACTTATTGGTGCGGCTAAGAATGTTCAAGCGGCAGGTGCAGATGTATTGTTGATATGTACAAATACAATGCATAAAGTAGCCCCTCAAATAGAAAGTGCGATTGATATTCCCTTGCTACATATTGCAGATGCAACAGCAGAAGTTCTTGTGGAAAAGGGAATTAAAACGGTGGGGTTATTAGGCACTGCTTTTACAATGGAGCAAGACTTCTATAAAGGTAGGTTAACTAATAACTATGGTTTAACTGTTCATACTCCAGTTGAAGCAGATAGAGAAATTATTCATAACGTTATATATAAAGAACTTTGTTTAGGGGAAGTAAATCCTTCTTCTAAAATTGAATACTTACGGATTATTGAAGATTTAGTTAATCAGGGAGCTGAAGCTGTAATTCTTGGGTGTACTGAGATTGGATTGTTAGTAAATCAAACAGATACTGATATAACATTGCTAGACACAACTTATATACATGCAAAAAAAGCTGTCGAGTATGCAATATAACAAGTCAATTTAAACGGAACAAAAACAGTTGGCTTTGTTTCGTTCCTCAACAAGTTTAGCCAATAATTTTTGTCCGCTTAATACGGTCGTTATGTTTAAATCATAAATCGGAGTTCTGTTTTAGTTATGAAAGCAGTTAAAGTAGAAGAGAAAGCTGAAGGCGATTCAGTTTGTGAAAATAAAATTAAGAATGAATCTCTCACAACAGAATTGCACTTTGAGTTGTTAAAACAATATACGTGGCTTGCTTCCGCCGTAATTGGCGCAGTAATCATCCTGATTCAATTGAAAGCTGTTGAACTGGGAGAAGATGTTTATATTTCACTAGGACTTTTGGGCCTTTCAATTTTCATTTCCCTTATAGGGCAAGATCATATAGTTGACTCATTACTCAAGGGAAAAGATATATATAAAACATCTAAAATTTTAAAATTAATCAGAGTTACTTCTATGCTGTGTTTGGCCTTAGGTGCTGGTTACATTTTATCAGGCATATTTTGAACCTAACAAGAAAATAAACTAGATCACGTAACAGTTGGCTACGTTTCGCGACACAATTTTAGCCAACCATTACTTAGCCAATTACAAAGACACCCACTGCAACAGATCAATAAAATAACAATCAAATCAATATATTACGTATATTTAATTTAATTGACACAACAACCATCATTATGGATTTGGACATTTCAGAGGCTTCGCCGATATTCAACTTAGGTGGCTCTGCCACTGTTTTTCCACATTTAAGCTTTTAGCACAAAAAGGCTTATTTTAGGGGCAAATGACATGGGTGAAACTGGCTTTTTTAGAAGCACGGCTTCGCACAGATCAACAGGGAAGTCGAGATTAGGAGCCGATTATCATGGACGTATGATTGACTAGGTTAAAGTGTTCACACCGAGTAGGAAAAGAGCATTCGAAACCACCCAGGAATAAACCATTTTTTACGGTTAAGAACTTTAGAAGCGACGGCATTTTACAAAGTACAGGACGCACTTTATAAAAAGAGTAACTGACTCGAAAGGATTCGAGTAAGAACCATCATGCGGAAGCCGCGCGGGGTGATAGCGCAAAACGTGCTTTTTGTTCACAACTAATAAAAAGCCCTGATTAACAGGGCTTTAAAATAATGCTTAAGCAGTCTTGGTGGCTCGTGGTTTTCTTTTAGGTTTCTCTTTCTCAAACGTTTGTACTAGCTCACTATGCTTGAAGTCATCAACATTGATAGTGCGCAACCGACCTTTCTCCGTTTCTCTCAGCAGGGTAGCCTGTTCTTCGGTTATCACGCCTAATTCAAGCCCTTTCGTTGCCACCTTATCTAACTCGGTAAAAGGCAAATATTGTTTAGCTGCCTTACATATTTTGTTATAAATAGGCTCGGCGGCGATAACATTTTCGAGGGTTTGTTCTAAATCTCCCATTAAATTGCCTTCTTCACGGGATAAGTATTGACCTGCACCTAAACGGCTGCGAGCTTCGCTTGGAGTCTGAAGAATCGCGGCGATGTCATGTTCTAATTGATCAGAAGGGCGCTTATATTTTTTACCAAATGGCATGATGATTAATTTAAGTGCTTTACCCATTATCATTGAAGGAAAGTTATCGAGTAACTCTTCTAAAGCCACCTCTAACTTAAATAAACTGTCCTGCATAGCCCAGTGCATCAAAGGCAGATCGTCGGCTTTACGTCCTTCATCATCAAAGCGTTTGAGTACACATGAGGTAAGA
Coding sequences:
- a CDS encoding IS1595 family transposase, translating into MAISSNSLKSGRDYPGNWTQFLQWFPDDNACLQFLEHLRWPSGFVCPRCLKLSKPYHLTRGRMMCPICRYQGTVTAGTLFEKSRTPLTNWFAAAWYITNEKHGVSALGLQRLLGLGSYQTAWTMLHRYRRAMVNPSRGKLSGFVEVDETYVGGSDKAKTRAPCAQSKKSIVAIAVEIKKPKGFGRIRLKRIEAATQVQLHSFIQETIEPGSVVQTDGSSAYHRIHELGYERNKLVQLGSKEPAHETLVGVHRVASLLKRWILGTHQGSVGHEHLDSYLDEYAFRFNRRASNSRGLLFYRLLEQAVVTPPVSYENIKKR
- a CDS encoding alpha/beta fold hydrolase, with the translated sequence MSSLSFVNQLPESFTACYYDRLGHGGSDDVSLTFTTDEKSQLQESLIQHIAGESPVVLVVHSYGGIIARRTAARANINLAALILLDSAHENQHTIMRGKFDPISEYVKVFQYVNAALGLTDIKNIFKEYDSPISKRLDQYYSSFRWAHVLSTYRKEKGFYTPLEDYNYDFGKLKVLVLSHDSEVYAESLRFSILADYWPKMQKSIAELSDNSEHIIVKGSTHNIPGDSPEVVIAKITETVGIVSNQASSSIYNKALKSDS
- a CDS encoding alpha/beta hydrolase, with amino-acid sequence MKKITINLILMLMFFFHFSVFASAIFGKIEENTIKSQILGESRELIVYLPAGYDESKQNFPVLYVTDGDIQGPHIAGTLDFLSKFDLAPSMIVIGIVNPMNKRNEELTLTVKNEAQLDRLAGADRFLAFIGKEVIPLVKSRYRILDYKALSGTSHGGQFAVNALIKRPNLFNGVIAISPSLYWNNNQLLDLTEEALKNGTLNGRLFISIANEEPIMTEPFQKLVELTKKYPSTNFNISIKKFSDETHDSTTLLGQYHGIKHLFLGWTIPNTPQTLADLKAIFSARSKLLGETMVIPEDRVNGYGQWLQYLNRQDETLELFTWNRKTYPQSFNAHIVLIKAYLHFNLTGAAESAIEDAIKSINGLSSKQKEELEGLLT
- a CDS encoding MAPEG family protein; amino-acid sequence: MGLSGLTFFAQLLVADLVGLKSRHVPGYPIEPNHNNFHFRSTRALSNTNESVAIFILLVCFSILSSANANLLNISATLYLVGRVGHMLCYYSNLKLLRSISFGCSLLGLASIFIVGIVEWF
- a CDS encoding aspartate/glutamate racemase family protein, yielding MKTIGLLGGMSWESTVGYYQAINKGVKESLGGLHSAKIAMYSVDFSQIEKLQHSGDWEGTAEILIGAAKNVQAAGADVLLICTNTMHKVAPQIESAIDIPLLHIADATAEVLVEKGIKTVGLLGTAFTMEQDFYKGRLTNNYGLTVHTPVEADREIIHNVIYKELCLGEVNPSSKIEYLRIIEDLVNQGAEAVILGCTEIGLLVNQTDTDITLLDTTYIHAKKAVEYAI